From the genome of Pseudomonas sp. AB6, one region includes:
- a CDS encoding ExeA family protein has translation MYEAYFGLREKPFALTPNTEFLVKLAPYQACLNLLQVALGEGEGFIKITGEVGTGKTLVCRALLKQLDSERYQLAYLPNPGMSPTGLRQALARELYIEDVEEFDSQGVLDALHRRLIELATNGKSTVLLIDEAQGLPVVTLEALRLLTNLETERTKLLQVVLFGQPELDTTLARNDLRQLRQRITFSYRLRKLDRHDTTQYLNERMTVAGYRGNSLFDQGAIRRLVKDSGGIPRLINILAHKALMVAYGEGRRQVTAKHVKHAWRDTEGARSVVQQDTFWSKWHVVILTLLLFIAAGLCLMQLNEVLI, from the coding sequence ATGTATGAAGCCTACTTTGGCCTGCGCGAGAAACCGTTCGCACTGACCCCAAATACAGAGTTTCTAGTCAAGCTGGCGCCGTACCAGGCATGCCTGAATTTGTTGCAGGTGGCGCTTGGTGAAGGCGAAGGGTTTATCAAAATTACCGGTGAGGTAGGGACAGGCAAAACCTTGGTCTGCCGCGCCCTACTCAAGCAGCTGGACAGTGAGCGCTACCAGTTGGCGTATCTACCCAATCCAGGCATGAGCCCCACCGGTTTACGCCAGGCCTTGGCCCGTGAGTTATACATTGAAGATGTTGAAGAGTTTGACTCCCAAGGTGTGCTCGACGCTTTGCATCGGCGCCTGATCGAACTGGCAACAAACGGTAAAAGCACCGTACTGTTAATCGACGAGGCCCAAGGGTTGCCCGTCGTAACACTAGAGGCTTTGCGGCTGCTGACGAACTTGGAGACCGAGCGGACCAAGTTGCTTCAAGTGGTGCTGTTCGGCCAGCCCGAACTGGATACCACCTTAGCGCGCAACGACCTGCGTCAGTTGCGCCAGCGCATTACATTTTCCTATCGCCTGCGTAAGCTGGACAGGCATGACACCACCCAATACTTGAACGAGCGCATGACCGTTGCAGGTTACCGGGGCAATTCGTTATTTGATCAAGGTGCTATTCGCCGCCTGGTAAAAGACAGCGGCGGCATTCCTCGCTTGATCAATATCCTCGCGCACAAAGCGTTGATGGTGGCCTATGGAGAAGGCCGCCGACAGGTCACGGCCAAGCATGTTAAACACGCGTGGCGTGACACTGAAGGCGCTCGATCGGTTGTCCAGCAAGATACATTCTGGTCCAAATGGCATGTGGTCATACTCACGCTTTTGCTGTTTATCGCCGCCGGGTTGTGCCTGATGCAACTTAACGAGGTGCTTATATGA
- a CDS encoding secretin N-terminal domain-containing protein, giving the protein MKFLSGPGLLFLVSLLSACQTFKGGDQVLYDQSNKLLNESIQQAQTRVVPPPSVQAALLPPYNVQTLPKSDARFDVSAKDMPARDFFLSLMQGAGQNLVVHPDVTGNITFSLHRVTLEEVLSAVRDTYGYDYRRTSYGYQILPNSVITRSYDLNYLNLQRVGKTDTRVSAGQMISNNGNHGNNNNNGNNNGGNGGDNGNGNGQNNGNSQSTLNASQVTTISDADFWKEVGKVVEMIVGDEPGNSVIVNPQASLLVVRAKSADQENVARFLDKAQRNLQRQVVLETKILEVQLSKNFQAGISWAKLGGDLGASLAGAPLTGPTAVGGVFSSTINVGDFSGLIQLLETQGEVRVLSSPRISTLNNQKAVIKVGTDEFFVTDVSSTSGTTTVAGVTQPTQNVTLTPFFSGISLDVTPQIDQNDTVTLHVRPTVSRVTDQNKTITLGVNNVLQLPLALSTTRQSDSIVRAHSGQVVVIGGLLQNASDDSNTAVPWASKLPIIGNLFKQQRNSLQKSELVILMRPQVVNDDVWLGDLRKTAETFKDLK; this is encoded by the coding sequence ATGAAGTTTCTGTCGGGCCCAGGCCTACTCTTTTTAGTGTCTTTGCTTTCCGCATGCCAGACGTTCAAAGGCGGCGACCAGGTGCTCTATGATCAGAGCAACAAGCTACTCAATGAAAGTATCCAACAAGCCCAAACGCGAGTAGTGCCTCCCCCTTCGGTTCAAGCAGCGTTGCTGCCGCCCTATAACGTGCAGACCCTTCCAAAAAGTGATGCTCGTTTTGACGTATCCGCCAAAGACATGCCTGCCCGCGATTTTTTTCTGAGCTTAATGCAAGGCGCGGGACAGAACCTTGTGGTGCATCCTGATGTAACAGGCAATATCACCTTTAGCCTTCATCGCGTAACGCTCGAGGAAGTACTCAGTGCAGTACGGGACACCTATGGCTACGATTACCGCCGTACCAGCTATGGCTATCAGATCCTGCCTAACAGCGTCATCACCCGAAGCTACGACCTCAACTACCTAAACTTGCAGCGCGTCGGTAAAACCGACACCCGCGTCAGTGCGGGTCAAATGATCAGCAATAATGGCAACCATGGCAATAACAACAATAACGGCAACAACAATGGCGGTAACGGGGGCGACAACGGCAACGGCAACGGGCAAAACAACGGCAACTCGCAGTCCACCCTTAATGCCAGCCAAGTAACAACTATCAGTGATGCCGACTTTTGGAAGGAAGTTGGCAAGGTGGTCGAGATGATCGTCGGTGACGAGCCGGGCAACAGCGTGATCGTCAACCCACAAGCGAGTTTGCTGGTCGTGCGCGCCAAAAGTGCAGATCAAGAAAACGTCGCACGGTTTCTCGATAAGGCCCAACGTAATTTGCAACGCCAAGTAGTTCTGGAAACCAAGATTCTAGAAGTCCAGCTTTCCAAAAACTTCCAGGCAGGCATCAGTTGGGCCAAGTTGGGCGGCGATCTGGGTGCTAGCCTTGCGGGCGCACCGCTGACGGGACCAACGGCGGTGGGGGGAGTGTTCAGCAGCACTATTAATGTGGGTGACTTCTCCGGTTTGATTCAGCTACTGGAAACTCAGGGCGAGGTTCGCGTGCTTTCTAGTCCGCGGATTTCCACACTGAACAACCAGAAGGCAGTGATCAAAGTCGGAACCGATGAATTTTTCGTCACTGACGTTTCGTCCACCTCCGGCACCACTACGGTTGCCGGGGTTACCCAACCCACGCAGAACGTTACGTTAACCCCGTTCTTTTCCGGTATTTCACTCGACGTGACACCACAAATCGATCAGAACGACACCGTGACCTTGCATGTGCGACCAACCGTCAGCCGGGTTACCGACCAAAATAAAACCATTACGCTGGGTGTGAATAACGTCTTGCAACTGCCGCTGGCGCTGTCTACAACCCGCCAGTCTGATTCCATCGTGCGTGCACACAGCGGCCAGGTCGTGGTGATCGGTGGCTTGCTGCAAAACGCAAGCGATGACAGCAACACTGCCGTGCCGTGGGCTAGCAAGCTGCCAATCATTGGCAATCTGTTCAAGCAACAACGCAACTCGCTGCAAAAAAGCGAACTGGTGATTCTCATGAGACCCCAGGTTGTTAACGACGATGTGTGGCTGGGCGACTTGCGTAAAACCGCAGAGACGTTCAAGGATCTAAAGTAA
- a CDS encoding Type II secretory pathway component, protein MFKLFFVGALLCSAAAQASTEVPIDPTLPPARFMPSLPGEQVHIPVLQEIILGAHGSRAVIDGQTLHVGDKHADARILAIYPQAVLIERDGKREYLRLVNPVIQPSR, encoded by the coding sequence GTGTTTAAACTTTTTTTTGTCGGTGCACTGCTATGCAGCGCGGCGGCCCAAGCCAGCACTGAAGTTCCTATTGACCCGACTCTGCCGCCGGCGCGCTTTATGCCGAGTCTTCCAGGCGAACAGGTCCACATTCCGGTGCTGCAAGAAATTATCCTAGGTGCCCATGGTAGCCGAGCAGTCATAGATGGTCAGACCCTTCACGTCGGCGACAAACACGCCGACGCACGGATACTGGCTATTTATCCTCAAGCAGTTCTGATCGAGCGTGACGGTAAGCGCGAATATCTGCGACTGGTCAACCCCGTTATACAACCGAGCCGATGA
- a CDS encoding type II secretion system protein GspM: MNTEKWLARWHILSPREQWLAYGAGLAICAVLYVMVLGNSLATAAAKQATDYQSSEARAYEAVSALGKLRAALEADPNIPYNRALLLASTNSANLLAQIDHNTSELISPDKMRSVLRDLLKAQPGLQLLSMESSSAAVELPSIDPAAKANAKTTPSVVVLYRHGVQLKLEGGYFDLLHYLQSIQGTQWKLNWDSLEYRVGDSGAAHAQISLELYTLSRYAGWIGV, from the coding sequence ATGAACACTGAGAAATGGTTGGCGCGCTGGCATATTCTTTCCCCGCGAGAGCAATGGCTTGCTTATGGCGCAGGGCTGGCGATATGCGCCGTGCTGTATGTCATGGTGCTGGGTAACTCTCTAGCTACAGCCGCGGCCAAACAGGCAACTGATTACCAATCTTCGGAAGCCCGTGCTTATGAGGCCGTTTCTGCTCTAGGCAAGTTGCGCGCTGCACTTGAGGCTGATCCCAACATTCCTTACAACCGCGCCCTGTTGTTGGCGTCCACCAACAGCGCAAACTTGTTGGCGCAGATCGACCACAACACCAGTGAATTGATCTCCCCGGACAAAATGCGTTCAGTGCTTCGCGACTTGCTCAAAGCTCAGCCGGGCCTACAATTATTGAGCATGGAAAGCTCTAGCGCGGCGGTCGAACTGCCTTCAATCGACCCGGCTGCTAAAGCTAACGCTAAAACAACCCCTAGCGTCGTTGTCTTGTATCGACATGGTGTACAGCTGAAGTTGGAGGGTGGTTATTTCGACCTCTTGCATTACCTGCAATCGATCCAGGGCACCCAATGGAAACTTAACTGGGACAGCCTTGAATATCGCGTCGGCGATAGCGGTGCTGCCCACGCTCAAATCAGCCTGGAGCTGTACACCTTAAGTCGGTACGCGGGGTGGATCGGTGTTTAA
- a CDS encoding PilN domain-containing protein has protein sequence MMQNLNLYKAEKKSARRPQKLEFLGGLAMVGVLCVGHVAWAGWNLHVGATRLANAQTQEREQVRQLEEAKASFVQPVLDPQLPLRLADLDEQNRALERLINYLKVVASQQRVGFVAPLSALAAQHPPTGLWLNVISLRDGGTQMRLQGFSQNQQTLPEYLGLLGENAAFKGREFARFDVQRGVDKLFHFDLSSRVTDPKERP, from the coding sequence ATGATGCAGAACCTGAATCTTTATAAAGCGGAGAAAAAATCCGCTCGCCGGCCTCAGAAGCTTGAGTTTCTCGGTGGACTGGCAATGGTCGGGGTGCTTTGCGTAGGCCACGTCGCTTGGGCAGGTTGGAATTTGCATGTGGGCGCAACACGGTTGGCCAACGCCCAAACTCAAGAGCGGGAGCAGGTACGCCAGCTCGAAGAGGCCAAGGCTTCTTTCGTCCAACCGGTTCTGGACCCTCAACTGCCTTTACGGCTCGCCGATCTGGATGAGCAAAACCGCGCATTGGAACGCCTGATCAACTACTTGAAGGTCGTGGCGAGCCAACAACGCGTAGGTTTCGTTGCACCACTTTCGGCGCTGGCGGCACAGCATCCACCGACCGGTCTGTGGCTTAACGTAATTTCGTTGCGCGACGGTGGTACGCAAATGCGGTTGCAGGGTTTTAGCCAAAACCAACAGACGTTGCCAGAGTACCTGGGACTACTGGGCGAGAATGCAGCCTTTAAAGGGCGAGAGTTTGCGCGTTTCGACGTGCAACGCGGTGTCGATAAATTGTTCCATTTCGACCTGTCCTCACGGGTTACCGATCCCAAGGAGCGCCCATGA
- a CDS encoding MSHA biogenesis protein MshI, protein MWFTRIKTTASGHLGVEFSPAGIALANVLQRPNEPPLLLDCQFRESSPERHAAVLKNLVNELGLAGLPVNLVLHPAAYQMLLLESPDVPAEDLGNAMRWRIKDLIKEPLEDVVVDAFALPTDAYRGRSHMAYCAVLNKARLQEWCDLIKQANLNLVSVDVTEMAFRNIGLLAGADDLNIAVLRLRSSGGLICVQHGPELYMARVIEHGLDLAGSNISAAMLEIQRTLDYFESQLGKGQINRLMLLPMKRDGAEALLALDERLTVNVAALDLRELFPGQAAADLDEETQASCMTAVGAALRRVAL, encoded by the coding sequence ATGTGGTTTACTCGTATTAAAACCACTGCAAGCGGACACCTGGGCGTTGAATTCAGCCCCGCCGGCATTGCTTTAGCTAATGTTTTACAACGTCCAAACGAACCTCCACTTTTGCTCGATTGTCAGTTCCGCGAGTCTTCTCCGGAACGGCACGCTGCTGTATTAAAAAATCTTGTCAATGAACTAGGTCTGGCTGGTTTACCCGTAAATCTGGTGTTGCATCCTGCGGCATATCAGATGCTGCTACTAGAAAGCCCCGACGTTCCTGCCGAAGATTTGGGTAATGCCATGCGTTGGCGCATCAAGGACCTCATCAAAGAGCCTCTTGAAGACGTCGTCGTGGACGCCTTTGCCTTGCCTACTGACGCCTACCGTGGCCGCTCGCACATGGCGTACTGCGCCGTGCTGAACAAGGCCCGGCTGCAGGAGTGGTGCGACCTGATCAAACAAGCGAACTTGAACCTTGTCAGCGTTGATGTAACTGAAATGGCCTTTCGCAATATTGGATTGTTAGCGGGCGCCGATGACCTGAATATTGCAGTGCTGCGATTACGTTCCAGCGGTGGCCTGATTTGCGTGCAGCACGGGCCCGAGCTGTATATGGCACGTGTTATCGAGCACGGCCTGGATTTGGCGGGTTCGAACATCTCTGCAGCCATGCTGGAAATCCAGCGCACACTCGATTATTTCGAAAGCCAACTTGGCAAAGGGCAGATCAATCGCCTGATGCTATTGCCAATGAAGCGCGATGGCGCAGAAGCCCTACTAGCTCTGGACGAACGACTGACGGTTAATGTAGCGGCATTAGACTTGCGGGAGTTATTTCCGGGTCAGGCGGCTGCCGATCTGGATGAAGAGACCCAAGCTTCTTGCATGACCGCGGTCGGTGCTGCATTGCGCCGAGTGGCCCTATGA
- a CDS encoding formate dehydrogenase subunit delta: MSTANLIKMVNQIAQHFAGEPDQEQAVLSVRNHLKMFWTPGMRMELLAWQTEHQGTDLHPLAQVAVSGAGWEA; this comes from the coding sequence ATGAGTACTGCCAACCTGATCAAAATGGTTAATCAAATCGCTCAGCACTTCGCCGGCGAACCTGACCAGGAACAGGCCGTACTCAGCGTGCGTAATCATCTGAAAATGTTCTGGACGCCGGGCATGCGCATGGAGTTGCTAGCTTGGCAGACGGAGCATCAGGGAACTGACTTGCACCCACTGGCGCAAGTGGCGGTCAGCGGGGCGGGCTGGGAGGCTTAG
- the fdhF gene encoding formate dehydrogenase subunit alpha — protein sequence MITLFDPKTDIDLGTPARQSQVQITLNIDGRSISVPEGTSVMRAAALMGTTIPKLCATDSLEAFGSCRMCLVEIDGMRGYPASCTTPVSEGMSVHTQTPKLATLRRNVMELYISDHPLDCLTCSANGNCELQTVAGQVGLREVRYGYEGDNHLEDQKDTSNPYFDYDPSKCIVCNRCVRACEETQGTFALTITGRGFESRIAAAGGENFLDSECVSCGACVQACPTATLIEKSVVELGQPERSVITTCAYCGVGCSFRAEMKGDKLVRMVPDKNGHANHGHSCVKGRFAWGYATHPDRITKPMIRKHINDPWQEVSWDEAVTYAASEFRRLQQTYGRDSIGGITSSRCTNEETYLVQKLVRAAFGNNNVDTCARVCHSPTGYGLKQTLGESAGTQSFDSVMQADVILVMGANPSDAHPVFASQLKRRLREGARLIVIDPRRIDLVDSVHARAELHLALRPGTNVAMLNALAHVIVTEGLLNQDFIETRCEGSDFARWSEFVSRAENSPEILGAVCGVAAADIRAAARLYASAGNAAIYYGLGITEHSQGSTAVMGIANLAMVTGNIGREGVGVNPLRGQNNVQGACDMGSFPHELPGYRHISNEVVRAQFEQAWNVTLQPDPGLRIPNMFEAALGGSFKGLYCQGEDIAQSDPNTQHVTAALSAMECVVVQDIFLNETAKFAHVFLPGSSFLEKDGTFTNAERRISRVRKVMEPLGGKADWEGTVALANALGYPMSYQHPSEIMDEIASLTPSFTNVSYAQLERHGSLQWPCNAAAPDGTPTMHIDEFVRGKGRFMLTGYVPTEEKVNNRYPLLLTTGRILSQYNVGAQTRRTDNVAWHAEDRLEIHPSDAESRGINEGDWVGIGSRAGQTVLRARVTERVAPGVVYTTFHFPESGANVITTDNSDWATNCPEYKVTAVEVSRVYHPSEWQKRYQEFSDKQQSLLDERRQARTSATTPGVSR from the coding sequence ATGATTACCCTCTTCGACCCGAAAACAGATATCGACCTAGGCACCCCTGCCCGCCAAAGCCAGGTCCAGATCACCCTGAACATCGACGGCCGCAGTATCAGCGTGCCGGAGGGGACTTCGGTGATGCGCGCTGCTGCACTGATGGGCACCACCATTCCCAAACTATGTGCCACCGACAGCCTGGAAGCGTTCGGCTCGTGCCGTATGTGTCTGGTAGAGATCGACGGCATGCGCGGCTACCCGGCGTCCTGCACCACGCCGGTCAGCGAAGGCATGAGCGTTCATACTCAGACGCCGAAGCTTGCGACCCTACGTCGCAACGTCATGGAGTTGTACATCTCCGATCACCCTCTGGACTGCCTGACCTGCTCGGCCAACGGCAACTGTGAGTTGCAAACCGTAGCCGGGCAGGTTGGCCTAAGGGAAGTGCGCTACGGCTATGAAGGCGACAACCATCTAGAGGACCAGAAGGACACTTCTAACCCGTACTTCGACTATGACCCCAGCAAGTGCATTGTCTGCAACCGCTGCGTGCGCGCTTGCGAAGAAACCCAAGGCACTTTTGCCCTGACTATTACTGGGCGCGGTTTTGAATCGCGGATCGCGGCTGCTGGCGGCGAGAACTTCCTCGACTCGGAATGCGTATCCTGCGGCGCTTGCGTGCAAGCCTGCCCCACCGCGACCCTGATAGAAAAAAGCGTCGTCGAATTGGGTCAGCCCGAACGCAGCGTGATCACCACCTGTGCCTATTGCGGCGTAGGCTGCTCGTTCCGCGCCGAGATGAAAGGCGACAAATTGGTACGCATGGTTCCAGACAAGAACGGCCACGCAAACCACGGCCACTCTTGTGTCAAAGGGCGCTTTGCCTGGGGCTACGCCACCCACCCGGATCGCATTACCAAGCCGATGATTCGCAAGCACATCAACGACCCTTGGCAAGAGGTTAGCTGGGATGAAGCGGTGACCTACGCCGCCAGCGAATTTCGCCGACTGCAGCAAACATATGGTCGCGACTCCATCGGTGGCATCACCTCAAGCCGCTGCACCAACGAAGAAACCTACTTGGTGCAAAAACTGGTGCGCGCTGCCTTCGGTAACAACAATGTCGACACCTGTGCGCGGGTCTGCCACTCGCCCACCGGCTATGGCCTGAAACAAACCCTTGGCGAGTCCGCCGGCACCCAGAGTTTCGACTCGGTGATGCAGGCCGACGTGATCCTGGTGATGGGTGCTAACCCCAGCGACGCCCACCCGGTATTTGCCTCACAGCTCAAACGCCGCCTACGTGAAGGCGCGCGGTTGATTGTTATTGACCCACGACGCATTGATCTAGTGGACTCGGTACATGCCCGCGCCGAATTGCACTTGGCGCTGCGCCCTGGCACCAACGTGGCCATGCTCAACGCACTGGCCCACGTCATCGTCACCGAAGGCCTGCTCAACCAAGACTTTATCGAAACCCGTTGCGAGGGCAGCGATTTCGCCCGTTGGAGCGAATTTGTCAGCCGTGCGGAAAACTCGCCGGAAATCCTCGGCGCCGTCTGCGGCGTAGCGGCTGCCGACATCCGTGCCGCTGCCCGTCTGTATGCCAGCGCTGGTAACGCGGCGATCTACTACGGCTTGGGGATTACCGAGCACAGCCAAGGCAGCACCGCAGTCATGGGCATTGCCAATCTGGCGATGGTCACCGGCAACATCGGCCGTGAAGGCGTGGGCGTGAACCCGCTACGTGGGCAGAACAATGTTCAGGGCGCCTGCGACATGGGTTCCTTCCCCCACGAGCTGCCCGGCTACCGGCACATTTCCAACGAGGTAGTACGCGCGCAGTTCGAACAGGCCTGGAACGTCACCCTGCAACCCGATCCCGGTCTGCGTATTCCCAACATGTTCGAGGCGGCCTTGGGTGGCAGCTTTAAGGGCTTGTATTGCCAGGGCGAAGATATCGCACAGAGCGACCCCAATACCCAGCACGTGACGGCGGCTTTGTCTGCCATGGAATGCGTGGTGGTGCAGGACATTTTCCTCAACGAAACCGCCAAGTTCGCCCACGTGTTTCTGCCGGGCAGTTCGTTCCTGGAAAAAGACGGCACCTTCACCAACGCCGAGCGGCGCATCTCCCGAGTACGCAAGGTGATGGAGCCTCTGGGTGGCAAGGCCGACTGGGAAGGCACGGTGGCCCTGGCCAATGCGCTCGGTTATCCCATGAGCTATCAGCATCCTTCAGAGATCATGGATGAAATCGCCAGCCTGACGCCGAGCTTCACTAACGTCAGCTACGCCCAACTGGAACGCCACGGCAGCCTGCAATGGCCGTGCAACGCGGCGGCACCCGATGGCACTCCTACCATGCACATCGACGAGTTCGTGCGCGGCAAAGGACGGTTCATGCTTACCGGCTACGTGCCCACCGAGGAAAAGGTCAACAATCGCTATCCCCTTCTGCTGACCACCGGGCGCATCCTTAGCCAGTACAACGTCGGCGCCCAGACCAGGCGAACCGACAACGTCGCCTGGCACGCCGAAGACCGGCTGGAAATCCACCCATCCGACGCTGAGAGCCGTGGTATCAACGAAGGGGACTGGGTCGGCATCGGCAGCCGCGCCGGGCAAACCGTACTGCGTGCACGGGTCACCGAACGGGTCGCCCCGGGCGTGGTGTACACGACGTTCCACTTCCCTGAATCGGGGGCCAACGTCATCACCACCGACAACTCCGACTGGGCCACCAACTGCCCAGAGTACAAGGTCACTGCAGTGGAAGTCAGCCGCGTCTACCATCCTTCCGAGTGGCAAAAGCGCTATCAGGAGTTCAGTGACAAACAACAAAGCCTGCTCGATGAACGCCGCCAGGCACGCACCAGCGCCACAACGCCCGGAGTAAGCCGATGA
- a CDS encoding formate dehydrogenase beta subunit, with translation MMPSLYLPCDSLARAVGADEVAVALAAQALKRNLPLDLQRTSSRGLYWLEPLLEVDSPHGRIGFGPLTAADVPSVLDALQGEPSAHPLALGLVEELPYLKSQQRLLFARAGITRPLSLEDYRAHGGFEGLIQAIALGGEQTSTAVFDSGLRGRGGAAFPAGIKWRTVRGTQSAQKYIVCNADEGDSGTFADRMLMEGDPFLLIEGMAIAGISVGANYGYIYVRSEYPQAVATMRQALDIARSAGYLGANVGGSGQAFDMEVRVGAGAYICGEETALLDSLEGKRGIVRAKPPIPALKGLFGLPTLVHNVVTLASVPLILAKGAQFYRDYGMGRSLGTMPFQLAGNIRRGGLVERAFGLTLRELVEGYGGGTASGRPLKAAQVGGPLGAWVPPAQFDTALDYEAFTAMGAMLGHGGVVVADDTLDMAHMARFAMQFCAEESCGKCTPCRIGSTRGMEVIDRLLAAPDQSGRDQQAIILKDLCDTMQYGSLCALGGMTSYPVVSALKYFPADFGLQPSEADQ, from the coding sequence ATGATGCCGAGCCTCTATCTGCCCTGCGATTCTCTCGCACGTGCCGTGGGTGCCGACGAGGTCGCTGTGGCCCTTGCCGCTCAGGCGCTGAAACGCAACTTGCCGCTGGACCTGCAACGCACCAGTTCTCGCGGCCTATATTGGCTCGAACCGCTGCTCGAGGTAGACAGCCCACACGGCCGTATCGGCTTCGGCCCGCTGACCGCTGCCGATGTGCCGTCGGTGCTCGATGCGCTGCAAGGCGAGCCGTCCGCCCATCCACTGGCCTTGGGTTTGGTGGAAGAGCTGCCTTATCTCAAGTCTCAACAGCGCCTGCTGTTCGCTCGTGCCGGCATTACTCGGCCGCTGTCCTTGGAGGACTACCGGGCGCATGGCGGCTTTGAGGGTTTGATCCAGGCCATCGCGTTGGGTGGCGAGCAGACCTCGACCGCCGTGTTCGATTCAGGTCTGCGTGGCCGGGGCGGCGCAGCTTTTCCGGCGGGGATCAAATGGCGCACGGTGCGCGGCACCCAGTCAGCGCAGAAGTACATTGTGTGCAACGCCGACGAAGGCGACTCGGGCACGTTCGCCGATCGCATGTTGATGGAAGGCGATCCCTTCCTGCTAATAGAAGGCATGGCGATCGCCGGTATCAGCGTCGGTGCCAACTACGGCTACATTTATGTTCGCTCGGAATATCCACAGGCCGTGGCAACAATGCGCCAGGCGCTGGATATCGCCCGCTCAGCCGGTTACCTCGGGGCCAACGTCGGCGGCAGCGGCCAGGCCTTCGATATGGAAGTGCGGGTCGGTGCGGGCGCTTACATTTGCGGTGAGGAAACCGCGCTGCTGGATTCACTCGAAGGCAAGCGCGGGATCGTCCGCGCCAAGCCGCCCATCCCTGCCCTGAAAGGTCTGTTCGGCCTGCCCACTCTGGTGCATAACGTGGTGACCCTGGCGTCGGTGCCGCTCATTCTGGCCAAGGGCGCGCAGTTCTATCGCGATTACGGAATGGGCCGTTCGTTGGGCACCATGCCTTTCCAACTGGCGGGCAATATTCGTCGCGGCGGCTTGGTGGAGCGGGCCTTTGGCCTGACCTTGCGCGAACTGGTGGAAGGCTACGGCGGCGGTACCGCCAGTGGCCGACCACTGAAGGCCGCGCAAGTTGGCGGCCCTCTCGGCGCTTGGGTGCCCCCCGCGCAATTCGACACTGCGCTGGATTACGAAGCGTTTACCGCCATGGGCGCGATGCTCGGTCACGGCGGTGTGGTTGTGGCTGATGACACCCTGGACATGGCTCACATGGCGCGCTTCGCCATGCAGTTTTGTGCCGAGGAATCCTGCGGCAAATGCACCCCTTGCCGCATCGGTTCGACCCGGGGGATGGAGGTGATCGACCGCCTGCTGGCCGCGCCGGACCAGAGTGGTCGAGATCAGCAGGCGATCATCCTCAAGGACCTCTGCGACACCATGCAATACGGTTCGCTGTGCGCGTTAGGCGGCATGACTTCCTATCCGGTGGTCAGCGCCCTCAAGTACTTCCCCGCCGACTTCGGTCTGCAGCCCTCGGAGGCCGACCAATGA
- a CDS encoding formate dehydrogenase subunit gamma, translating to MPDDMLHLPMINSVLESHKGSPGALLPILHEIQAGFGFIPDAAVPEIAHALNQSHAEIRGVISFYHDFRTAPPARHILRLCRAESCKSRGAEQLAAQLRERLQLDDHGSSADGNISLRPVYCLGACACSPALELDGQVHARIDAERLNALLDACQEDA from the coding sequence ATGCCCGATGATATGTTGCACCTGCCTATGATCAATAGCGTGTTGGAGAGCCACAAGGGCTCACCCGGCGCACTGTTGCCGATCCTTCATGAGATTCAAGCGGGCTTTGGCTTCATCCCTGATGCCGCCGTCCCCGAAATCGCCCACGCCCTCAATCAGAGCCACGCCGAGATTCGCGGGGTGATCAGCTTCTACCATGACTTCCGTACTGCGCCCCCGGCCCGGCATATTCTGCGTCTGTGTCGAGCCGAGTCGTGCAAAAGCCGCGGCGCCGAACAGCTTGCCGCGCAGTTGCGCGAACGCCTTCAATTGGACGACCACGGCAGCAGCGCCGACGGCAATATCAGCCTGCGTCCCGTGTATTGCCTCGGAGCCTGCGCCTGCTCGCCAGCCCTGGAGCTGGATGGCCAGGTGCATGCGAGGATCGACGCCGAGCGCCTAAATGCCCTGCTCGACGCTTGCCAGGAGGACGCATGA